Proteins from a genomic interval of Nematostella vectensis chromosome 12, jaNemVect1.1, whole genome shotgun sequence:
- the LOC125557333 gene encoding uncharacterized protein LOC125557333, translated as MFIEENKRSKDTHNEMSSTGYGSRTDSKWNRLTFDGDESKYELWEAKFLGHLRMLKLKDTILPSTDAPDATKNEECYAELIQLLDNKILSLVMREATDDGRKALKILREFYASQSKPRIITLYTELTSLEMGVNETVTDYFIRAEKAITALRNAKETLGDGLIIAMILKGLPESYKPLAIHITQSAGEISFCTFKGHLRSYKETEKFSSKGKADQVMKAASPAPSACYGCGQTSHFIRDCPKKSETTKWCNYHKSSTHSDGECKRHQQKGDTTKKVSVMDDTENNEEEHTFTFNVKDHSNKVLNNPKGMLVDTGATSHIVTTDTITRIDGTFKPSEHCMELADGTRTRNIAVKRGDAMVTLKDVNGRHVNAVLKGALYIPSYPQDIFSVKAATANGAEVKFQTGQNELIHKDGTAFKIEEHNKLYYLKEPLYGNDSYDKSFRVAQSY; from the exons ATGTTTattgaagagaataaaagaAGTAAAGACACTCATAACGAGATGAGTTCTACAGGTTATGGGTCGAGGACGGACTCGAAATGGAACAGATTGACGTTCGACGGAGACGAGAGCAAGTATGAATTGTGGGAGGCCaaatttttgggacatttacGGATGCTGAAATTGAAAGATACAATCTTGCCATCGACGGATGCGCCTGACGCGACAAAGAACGAAGAATGCTATGCGGAACTTATACAGTTGTTAGACAATAAAATCCTCTCACTAGTAATGAGAGAAGCTACTGACGACGGCAGGAAAGCCTTAAAGATACTACGGGAGTTTTATGCGAGCCAAAGCAAGCCTCGTATCATAACACTGTACACTGAACTAACATCACTCGAAATGGGAGTAAACGAAACAGTCACCGATTATTTTATTCGTGCTGAGAAGGCTATCACTGCTCTCAGAAACGCAAAGGAAACACTCGGTGATGGGTTGATCATCGCAATGATTCTGAAAGGGTTACCAGAATCCTATAAACCGCTAGCTATACACATCACTCAAAGCGCTGGGGAGATATCATTCTGTACATTCAAAGGTCACCTGAGAAGCTATAAAGAAACAGAGAAATTTAGCAGTAAGGGGAAAGCAGACCAAGTAATGAAGGCTGCGTCTCCAGCACCAAGTGCATGCTATGGTTGTGGTCAAACTTCGCACTTCATCAGGGACTGCCCAAAGAAAAGTGAAACAACAAAATGGTGCAATTATCACAAGAGTTCTACCCATTCAGATGGAGAATGTAAAAGGCACCAACAGAAAGGAGACACAACAAAGAAAGTTTCTGTTATGGATGATACAGAAAATAATGAGGAGGAACATACTTTCACATTTAATGTGAAGGATCACAGTAACAAAGTTCTCAACAACCCCAAGGGCATGCTAGTTGACACTGGGGCTACATCTCATATCGTTACAACTGATACGATCACAAGGATCGATGGAACATTCAAACCAAGTGAACATTGTATGGAATTAGCTGATGGAACAAGGACCAGGAACATTGCCGTAAAGCGAGGAGACGCAATGGTAACCCTCAAGGATGTGAATGGCAGACATGTAAACGCTGTGCTGAAGGGAGCATTGTACATACCATCGTACCCCCAAGACATCTTTTCTGTGAAGGCTGCAACTGCAAATGGGGCAGAAGTTAAGTTCCAAACTGGACAGAATGAACTCATCCATAAGGATGGTACTGCATTTAAAATTGAGGAACATAATAAGTTGTACTATTTGAAAGAACCACTTTATGGTAATGACAGCTATGATAAG AGTTTCAGGGTGGCACAAAGTTACTAG